Proteins from a genomic interval of uncultured Methanocorpusculum sp.:
- the cls gene encoding cardiolipin synthase, with translation MRIFFPLKVSFLNTRLHFRNHRKILVVDGIVGFIGGFNIGDEYLGKGPMGYWRDTHLRLHGKAVVALQTRFIMDWNYAAKDAQISVEDRDSLYYPEEGFLDVAGYSYVQIASSGPDSAEKAIYSGYMSLIGHAKESIYIHTPYFIPDEPMLTELMLAARSGVDVRIVIPCKPDHPFVYWANHSYLGDLLSAGVRGYTYNDGFIHSKAGVFDGISTTIGTANWDIRSFKLNFETNAFVYDLEFSKKMSELFLSELETNCTEITLEEYNQRSVYARIKEGISRLFSPIL, from the coding sequence GTGAGGATCTTTTTTCCGCTCAAAGTTTCCTTTCTCAATACCCGTCTGCATTTTAGAAACCACCGGAAGATTCTCGTCGTCGACGGCATAGTCGGATTTATCGGCGGATTCAATATCGGCGACGAGTATCTCGGCAAAGGGCCAATGGGATACTGGCGGGACACACATCTGCGTCTCCACGGAAAAGCCGTCGTCGCCCTGCAGACCAGATTCATCATGGACTGGAACTACGCGGCAAAGGATGCCCAGATATCGGTCGAAGACAGAGACAGTCTGTATTATCCGGAAGAGGGTTTTTTGGATGTCGCCGGGTATTCATATGTACAGATCGCGTCATCCGGGCCGGATTCCGCAGAAAAAGCCATCTATTCGGGCTACATGAGTCTGATCGGGCATGCAAAAGAGTCCATCTACATCCATACCCCGTATTTCATCCCGGACGAACCGATGCTGACCGAACTCATGCTTGCGGCACGTTCCGGCGTCGATGTCAGAATCGTGATCCCCTGCAAACCGGATCACCCGTTCGTGTACTGGGCAAACCACTCCTATCTCGGCGATCTGCTGTCTGCCGGTGTGAGGGGATATACCTACAATGACGGGTTCATCCACAGTAAAGCCGGGGTCTTCGACGGAATAAGTACGACAATAGGCACCGCGAATTGGGATATCAGGAGTTTCAAACTGAACTTTGAGACGAATGCATTCGTCTATGATCTCGAGTTCAGCAAAAAGATGAGCGAGCTCTTTCTTTCCGAACTCGAAACAAACTGCACGGAGATCACGCTTGAAGAGTACAATCAGCGGTCGGTATACGCGAGGATCAAAGAGGGTATCTCCCGGCTGTTCTCGCCGATACTCTGA
- a CDS encoding PLDc N-terminal domain-containing protein has product MIDLLYVLFGEFMWFLQLIIILLDIGACITVIFLERRSPQAALTWVLVMVFLPFLGLVLYLFLGRHLYGSHIFSKKTKADLMLAAQAEEQFHKIKDNALELAPNISRFDITIALLLSLDNAVLTRNNEITLYTDGEMKFEAFKEAIGNAKHHIHLEYFIIRDDELGNQIIELLTRKAAEGIEVRAIFDAAGTFSVKKKKRFFYPAEKSRRGCEDLFSAQSFLSQYPSAF; this is encoded by the coding sequence ATGATTGATCTGCTGTACGTCCTTTTCGGCGAGTTTATGTGGTTTTTACAGCTGATAATCATCTTACTCGATATTGGAGCCTGTATTACCGTCATCTTCCTGGAAAGACGCAGCCCTCAGGCGGCACTGACCTGGGTTCTTGTGATGGTATTTCTGCCGTTTTTGGGATTGGTTTTGTATCTTTTCCTCGGCAGACACCTGTACGGTTCCCATATCTTCAGCAAAAAGACCAAGGCAGATCTGATGCTCGCAGCCCAGGCCGAAGAGCAGTTTCACAAGATCAAGGATAATGCTCTGGAACTTGCCCCGAACATTTCCCGCTTCGACATTACGATCGCCCTCCTTCTCAGTCTCGACAATGCGGTTCTGACACGAAACAACGAGATCACACTCTACACAGACGGCGAGATGAAATTCGAAGCCTTCAAAGAGGCGATTGGAAATGCAAAACATCACATCCATCTTGAATATTTCATCATCCGGGACGATGAACTCGGAAATCAGATCATAGAACTTCTTACCCGGAAAGCGGCCGAAGGCATCGAAGTCAGAGCGATCTTCGACGCGGCAGGGACCTTTTCGGTAAAAAAAAAAAAAAGATTTTTTTACCCCGCTGAAAAAAGCAGGCGGGGATGTGAGGATCTTTTTTCCGCTCAAAGTTTCCTTTCTCAATACCCGTCTGCATTTTAG
- the cofG gene encoding 7,8-didemethyl-8-hydroxy-5-deazariboflavin synthase subunit CofG: MPVITFSRNVFLPLTNVCANTCGYCSFKSPVAEGCVMPKEEVVATLERGAAFSCTEALFTFGERPEREAGFAAYINRMGYPDILSYCKDMSRHAISLGILPHTNAGILTYEELEDLRPVNASMGLMLETTAEIPAHAHSPGKDPAVRIEMMENAGKLKIPFTTGLLLGIGETRDDRIESLEVIRDLHKKFGHIQEVIVQNFCPKEVTDMASFPGASTEVIADTLRLSKEILPSDVSIQIPPNLAEASLLLDLGVTDLGGVSPVTIDYINPEHPWPALDALKDIARGYEVKERLCIYEKYCTPKWVAAELFGLVSELAKKIY, encoded by the coding sequence ATGCCGGTCATTACGTTTTCCCGCAATGTGTTTCTTCCGCTGACGAATGTCTGTGCAAATACCTGCGGATACTGCTCGTTCAAATCCCCGGTGGCCGAAGGCTGCGTGATGCCAAAGGAGGAGGTTGTCGCCACGCTCGAACGCGGAGCGGCGTTTTCCTGCACCGAGGCCCTTTTCACGTTCGGCGAACGTCCCGAACGCGAAGCCGGCTTTGCGGCATACATTAACCGGATGGGGTATCCCGATATTCTTTCCTACTGTAAGGACATGAGCCGGCATGCAATCTCGCTTGGGATTTTGCCGCATACGAATGCCGGCATCCTCACCTATGAGGAGCTGGAGGATCTCCGGCCCGTGAACGCGAGCATGGGTCTGATGCTTGAAACGACCGCCGAGATCCCTGCCCATGCCCACAGTCCGGGCAAAGATCCGGCAGTCAGGATAGAAATGATGGAAAATGCGGGAAAACTCAAAATCCCGTTCACGACCGGACTGCTGCTTGGGATCGGCGAAACCAGGGACGACCGTATCGAGTCGCTCGAAGTCATCCGCGATCTGCATAAAAAATTCGGGCACATCCAGGAAGTGATCGTCCAGAACTTCTGTCCCAAAGAAGTTACCGACATGGCGTCGTTTCCGGGAGCTTCGACCGAGGTGATCGCGGATACCCTCCGGCTTTCTAAAGAGATCCTTCCGTCGGATGTTTCCATCCAGATCCCGCCGAATCTTGCCGAAGCTTCCCTTCTCCTCGATCTCGGGGTGACGGATCTTGGCGGAGTGTCGCCGGTTACGATTGATTACATCAATCCGGAACATCCCTGGCCGGCTCTGGATGCACTAAAAGATATTGCCCGCGGATACGAGGTAAAGGAACGTCTGTGCATTTATGAAAAATACTGCACTCCAAAGTGGGTAGCTGCGGAGTTGTTCGGGCTGGTGAGTGAACTGGCAAAGAAAATCTACTGA
- a CDS encoding heparan-alpha-glucosaminide N-acetyltransferase yields MDDVCPAPVKERYWEIDAIRGFSLLAMITFHTIFLLGVFHIINVDVWLGLGAYLPLGTSVFVIISGTSLILRHGRMLDKPRRAYYMAILKRGLEIMLIGLGVSVIASLLILVFITDGRYVYFNFLQMMGLSMILCIPFLRFGKWNLISAVFFILLGLLLETVSGPTWLMAFGIIPPDFYPRDFFPVFPWVGVMLFGVFLGSLLYPNGIRRFNFPSAGKIGEGLAVIGRYPLQIYLAHIPAIGTGLLLLVVISGLMGCPIGHL; encoded by the coding sequence ATGGATGATGTCTGTCCCGCCCCGGTGAAGGAACGTTACTGGGAGATCGATGCAATACGCGGTTTCTCGCTTCTGGCGATGATCACATTCCACACGATTTTTCTCCTTGGCGTATTTCACATCATCAACGTGGATGTCTGGCTGGGGCTTGGTGCGTATCTTCCTCTCGGGACAAGCGTTTTCGTTATTATATCCGGAACATCCCTGATTCTTCGTCATGGGAGGATGCTTGACAAACCGCGCCGGGCCTATTATATGGCTATACTGAAACGCGGGCTGGAGATCATGCTGATCGGGCTTGGGGTCTCCGTCATCGCGTCCCTTTTGATTCTGGTGTTCATCACCGACGGAAGATACGTGTACTTCAACTTCCTGCAGATGATGGGTCTCTCAATGATTCTGTGCATCCCATTCTTACGGTTCGGGAAATGGAATCTGATATCCGCCGTATTCTTTATTCTGCTCGGACTCTTGCTTGAAACGGTCAGCGGGCCTACCTGGCTGATGGCGTTTGGGATCATCCCGCCCGATTTTTATCCGCGTGACTTCTTCCCGGTCTTTCCCTGGGTCGGCGTTATGCTGTTCGGCGTATTTCTCGGCTCTCTTCTGTATCCAAACGGTATCCGCAGATTCAACTTCCCGTCGGCCGGTAAGATCGGCGAGGGTCTTGCCGTTATCGGCCGTTATCCTCTCCAGATATATCTCGCCCATATCCCCGCTATCGGGACTGGTCTTCTCTTGCTCGTCGTAATATCCGGTCTTATGGGATGTCCCATCGGACATCTCTAA
- a CDS encoding heparan-alpha-glucosaminide N-acetyltransferase, with translation MLYFHFLACLVMFHILQETREFLYYYSPIVIVSAAFVFIAGVAIVLRYNRMLGRPMQAYYRDIAVKALVLFFIAMCITALTWLAAVFIFHDDVFVKFGFLHMLSISMLIAIPLIRFGKWNILFGLLIILVGIFIIPGIHDPGWLYPLGIHSADFMDHTPDYFTLFPWSGFILLGIGLGNIFYPKGVRAFPMWQPKIPGKFFARLGHGRTTLIVYLIHMPIFFVMLWILSVTTGIGYV, from the coding sequence ATGCTCTATTTCCATTTTCTCGCCTGTCTCGTGATGTTTCACATTCTTCAGGAGACCCGCGAGTTTTTGTATTATTACAGTCCTATCGTGATCGTCTCGGCAGCCTTCGTGTTCATTGCCGGCGTTGCGATCGTTCTCAGGTATAACCGGATGCTTGGAAGGCCTATGCAGGCATACTACCGAGATATCGCAGTCAAAGCCCTGGTTCTTTTTTTTATCGCCATGTGCATCACGGCGCTGACCTGGCTTGCCGCCGTGTTTATCTTCCATGATGATGTCTTTGTCAAGTTCGGCTTTCTCCATATGCTGAGCATATCGATGTTGATCGCGATTCCTTTGATCAGGTTCGGCAAATGGAACATTCTTTTCGGCCTGCTGATCATCCTTGTTGGGATTTTCATTATCCCGGGCATCCATGATCCCGGCTGGCTCTATCCGCTCGGTATTCACAGCGCCGACTTTATGGATCATACGCCGGATTATTTCACGCTCTTTCCATGGAGCGGATTCATCCTGCTAGGCATTGGCCTTGGAAATATCTTCTACCCCAAAGGCGTCAGGGCGTTTCCTATGTGGCAGCCGAAAATCCCTGGGAAATTCTTTGCCAGACTCGGCCACGGCAGAACAACGCTGATCGTCTACCTCATCCATATGCCGATTTTTTTTGTAATGCTGTGGATTTTGAGCGTGACGACCGGCATCGGATACGTTTAG